One segment of Carya illinoinensis cultivar Pawnee chromosome 1, C.illinoinensisPawnee_v1, whole genome shotgun sequence DNA contains the following:
- the LOC122281600 gene encoding uncharacterized protein At1g51745-like isoform X1, whose product MGSSSGEAKSNGIDASVGGLVWVRRRNGSWWPGRIMGLDELSEGSLVSPRSGTPVKLLGREDASVDWYNLEKSKRVKAFRCGEYDECIEKAKASAANCNKKAVKYARREDAILHALEIESVRLGKDRLDFFQRDNSGGDLGIARESPSMSHSGEENEDMDDDASDYEDNSNSAPELSQSGLSFEEPNHNTLYKVQAVIRRRTPNDSEDDGTEGVKRMRGLEDLGMGVVSKRKTGGVLDLVQQDGASLCDSSGGNCISNGIPVNGSKSYLLSLKRKRSQVVNVHEFLKRKSRRRPLTKVLESTAMVFVPVICDQLPSSSGSPLQGISDGRVSVLESKDMKKSATVNKNSDSIEISCENGVPLKASELACDASDIVYKTKESETSSVTALVENDSSDRLFDVPFVGVLGEEKHSAGLSPIPVSVSSGRPHIAALGRQSSQSSPAEAVSLRHEGLNESGSTSSAAVHVNNITQRIEKGSSKWQLKRKRNSRNLSKNRKQVSRKLADMDDESNAYLAGIGHLEGSDQKVDCTGVGGGPTSYNSASRPKSKSIAEAPEDGFRDWGKHVSRDSHIRVPKAEVKLSPDGTSTPQRSLPFRQSRFTVRSRYQIPGFPARNISTDASLYDVKIEVKASYRPQHVPLVSLMSKLNGKAIVGHPLTVEVLYDGCCDDLLSSMECSLEVGEMHNAVKRNSVTGRVSAKHLALRPRFSLAKSSKIKKSGLLSKKTRKLSSLTGHKQFEEERKPVIEKPKGPVIACIPLKVAFSRINEAVNGLARPMHCALTSCIP is encoded by the exons ATGGGGAGTAGTTCTGGTGAGGCCAAATCCAACGGCATCGATGCGTCGGTGGGCGGGTTGGTTTGGGTCCGCCGCAGAAACGGGTCGTGGTGGCCGGGCCGTATAATGGGCCTCGACGAGTTGTCGGAGGGTTCCTTGGTTTCGCCGAGATCGGGGACTCCCGTTAAGCTTCTGGGTCGCGAGGACGCAAGCGT GGATTGGTATAACCTTGAAAAATCCAAGAGGGTAAAGGCGTTTCGGTGTGGGGAGTATGATGAATGCATTGAAAAAGCAAAGGCTTCTGCAGCTAATTGCAATAAAAAAGCTGTTAAATATGCTCGAAGGGAAGATGCGATTCTCCATGCTCTCGAGATTGAGAGTGTCCGCCTGGGCAAGGATCGATTGGACTTCTTTCAAAGGGATAATTCAGGAGGAGACCTTGGTATTGCCAGAGAGTCGCCTAGTATGTCTCATTCTGGTGAAGAAAATGAGGATATGGATGATGATGCAAGTGATTATGAAGATAACTCAAATTCAGCACCCGAGTTATCTCAATCTGGTTTATCTTTCGAAGAGCCAAATCATAATACTTTATATAAGGTGCAAGCTGTCATAAGAAGAAGAACCCCAAATGATTCTGAGGATGATGGAACAGAAGGAGTTAAGCGAATGAGAGGACTTGAGGACCTGGGCATGGGTGTTGTGTCGAAAAGAAAGACAGGAGGGGTGCTTGATTTAGTTCAACAAGATGGCGCTTCACTCTGTGATTCAAGTGGTGGGAATTGCATATCTAATGGAATTCCTGTCAATGGTAGCAAAAGTTATTTGTTGTCACTTAAAAGAAAGAGATCTCAAGTGGTGAATGTTCatgaatttttgaaaagaaaaagtcgCCGCCGACCATTAACGAAGGTTTTGGAGAGTACTGCCATGGTGTTTGTTCCAGTTATTTGTGATCAGCTTCCCAGTTCAAGTGGTTCACCTCTTCAGGGCATATCTGATGGTAGGGTTTCGGTTTTAGAATCTAAAGATATGAAGAAATCTGCGACAGTTAACAAGAATTCAGATAGCATTGAGATTTCGTGTGAGAATGGAGTCCCTTTAAAGGCTTCTGAACTTGCTTGTGATGCTTCTGATATCGTTTACAAGACGAAGGAGAGTGAAACTTCCAGTGTAACTGCGTTGGTGGAGAATGATTCTTCTGATAGGTTATTTGATGTACCATTTGTTGGGGTCCTTGGGGAGGAAAAACACTCTGCAG GTCTTTCGCCTATACCTGTGTCTGTTTCATCTGGAAGGCCTCACATTGCTGCACTGGGAAGGCAATCTAGTCAGAGTAGTCCAGCTGAAGCTGTATCTTTGAGACATGAGGGACTTAACGAATCTGGTTCTACCAGTTCAGCTGCTGTTCACGTTAATAATATTACCCAGAGGATAGAGAAAGGTAGTTCAAAGTGGCAGTTAAAACGAAAGAGGAATTCAAGAAACTTaagtaaaaatagaaaacagGTCTCCAGAAAACTTGCGGACATGGATGATGAATCCAATGCTTATTTGGCAGGTATAGGGCACTTGGAAGGTTCAGATCAGAAAGTTGATTGCACTGGTGTTGGTGGAGGCCCCACTTCATATAATTCTGCCTCACGGCCAAAGTCCAAATCGATTGCTGAAGCCCCAGAAGATGGATTCAGGGACTGGGGCAAGCATGTGTCGAGGGATTCTCATATTAGAGTGCCAAAAGCTGAGGTGAAGCTATCACCTGATGGCACTTCGACACCTCAAAGGTCACTTCCGTTTCGTCAATCCCGATTTACGGTTCGCTCCAGATATCAGATACCAGGTTTTCCTGCCAGAAATATTTCCACTGATGCTTCATTATATGATGTTAAGATTGAGGTGAAAGCGAGCTATCGGCCACAGCAtgttccattggtttccctaaTGAGTAAGTTGAATGGTAAAGCCATTGTTGGTCACCCTCTCACAGTTGAGGTTTTGTATGATGGCTGTTGTGATGATCTCTTGAGTAGCATGGAGTGCAGCCTGGAAGTTGGTGAAATGCATAATGCTGTGAAGCGAAATTCAGTAACTGGAAGAGTTAGTGCCAAGCACTTAGCATTGCGACCACGTTTTTCATTGGCCAAATCATCAAAGATAAAGAAATCTGGGTTATTGTCTAAAAAGACGCGGAAACTGTCTTCATTGACTGGTCACAAGCAGTTTGAAGAAGAGCGGAAACCAGTGATAGAAAAGCCCAAAGGTCCTGTCATAGCGTGCATCCCTTTAAAAGTAGCCTTCAGTAGAATAAATGAAGCAGTGAATGGATTGGCACGGCCAATGCACTGTGCGTTAACATCATGCATCCCGTGA
- the LOC122281600 gene encoding uncharacterized protein At1g51745-like isoform X2 produces the protein MGSSSGEAKSNGIDASVGGLVWVRRRNGSWWPGRIMGLDELSEGSLVSPRSGTPVKLLGREDASVDWYNLEKSKRVKAFRCGEYDECIEKAKASAANCNKKAVKYARREDAILHALEIESVRLGKDRLDFFQRDNSGGDLGIARESPSMSHSGEENEDMDDDASDYEDNSNSAPELSQSGLSFEEPNHNTLYKVQAVIRRRTPNDSEDDGTEGVKRMRGLEDLGMGVVSKRKTGGVLDLVQQDGASLCDSSGGNCISNGIPVNGSKSYLLSLKRKRSQVVNVHEFLKRKSRRRPLTKVLESTAMVFVPVICDQLPSSSGSPLQGISDGRVSVLESKDMKKSATVNKNSDSIEISCENGVPLKASELACDASDIVYKTKESETSSVTALVENDSSDRLFDVPFVGVLGEEKHSAGLSPIPVSVSSGRPHIAALGRQSSQSSPAEAVSLRHEGLNESGSTSSAAVHVNNITQRIEKGIGHLEGSDQKVDCTGVGGGPTSYNSASRPKSKSIAEAPEDGFRDWGKHVSRDSHIRVPKAEVKLSPDGTSTPQRSLPFRQSRFTVRSRYQIPGFPARNISTDASLYDVKIEVKASYRPQHVPLVSLMSKLNGKAIVGHPLTVEVLYDGCCDDLLSSMECSLEVGEMHNAVKRNSVTGRVSAKHLALRPRFSLAKSSKIKKSGLLSKKTRKLSSLTGHKQFEEERKPVIEKPKGPVIACIPLKVAFSRINEAVNGLARPMHCALTSCIP, from the exons ATGGGGAGTAGTTCTGGTGAGGCCAAATCCAACGGCATCGATGCGTCGGTGGGCGGGTTGGTTTGGGTCCGCCGCAGAAACGGGTCGTGGTGGCCGGGCCGTATAATGGGCCTCGACGAGTTGTCGGAGGGTTCCTTGGTTTCGCCGAGATCGGGGACTCCCGTTAAGCTTCTGGGTCGCGAGGACGCAAGCGT GGATTGGTATAACCTTGAAAAATCCAAGAGGGTAAAGGCGTTTCGGTGTGGGGAGTATGATGAATGCATTGAAAAAGCAAAGGCTTCTGCAGCTAATTGCAATAAAAAAGCTGTTAAATATGCTCGAAGGGAAGATGCGATTCTCCATGCTCTCGAGATTGAGAGTGTCCGCCTGGGCAAGGATCGATTGGACTTCTTTCAAAGGGATAATTCAGGAGGAGACCTTGGTATTGCCAGAGAGTCGCCTAGTATGTCTCATTCTGGTGAAGAAAATGAGGATATGGATGATGATGCAAGTGATTATGAAGATAACTCAAATTCAGCACCCGAGTTATCTCAATCTGGTTTATCTTTCGAAGAGCCAAATCATAATACTTTATATAAGGTGCAAGCTGTCATAAGAAGAAGAACCCCAAATGATTCTGAGGATGATGGAACAGAAGGAGTTAAGCGAATGAGAGGACTTGAGGACCTGGGCATGGGTGTTGTGTCGAAAAGAAAGACAGGAGGGGTGCTTGATTTAGTTCAACAAGATGGCGCTTCACTCTGTGATTCAAGTGGTGGGAATTGCATATCTAATGGAATTCCTGTCAATGGTAGCAAAAGTTATTTGTTGTCACTTAAAAGAAAGAGATCTCAAGTGGTGAATGTTCatgaatttttgaaaagaaaaagtcgCCGCCGACCATTAACGAAGGTTTTGGAGAGTACTGCCATGGTGTTTGTTCCAGTTATTTGTGATCAGCTTCCCAGTTCAAGTGGTTCACCTCTTCAGGGCATATCTGATGGTAGGGTTTCGGTTTTAGAATCTAAAGATATGAAGAAATCTGCGACAGTTAACAAGAATTCAGATAGCATTGAGATTTCGTGTGAGAATGGAGTCCCTTTAAAGGCTTCTGAACTTGCTTGTGATGCTTCTGATATCGTTTACAAGACGAAGGAGAGTGAAACTTCCAGTGTAACTGCGTTGGTGGAGAATGATTCTTCTGATAGGTTATTTGATGTACCATTTGTTGGGGTCCTTGGGGAGGAAAAACACTCTGCAG GTCTTTCGCCTATACCTGTGTCTGTTTCATCTGGAAGGCCTCACATTGCTGCACTGGGAAGGCAATCTAGTCAGAGTAGTCCAGCTGAAGCTGTATCTTTGAGACATGAGGGACTTAACGAATCTGGTTCTACCAGTTCAGCTGCTGTTCACGTTAATAATATTACCCAGAGGATAGAGAAAG GTATAGGGCACTTGGAAGGTTCAGATCAGAAAGTTGATTGCACTGGTGTTGGTGGAGGCCCCACTTCATATAATTCTGCCTCACGGCCAAAGTCCAAATCGATTGCTGAAGCCCCAGAAGATGGATTCAGGGACTGGGGCAAGCATGTGTCGAGGGATTCTCATATTAGAGTGCCAAAAGCTGAGGTGAAGCTATCACCTGATGGCACTTCGACACCTCAAAGGTCACTTCCGTTTCGTCAATCCCGATTTACGGTTCGCTCCAGATATCAGATACCAGGTTTTCCTGCCAGAAATATTTCCACTGATGCTTCATTATATGATGTTAAGATTGAGGTGAAAGCGAGCTATCGGCCACAGCAtgttccattggtttccctaaTGAGTAAGTTGAATGGTAAAGCCATTGTTGGTCACCCTCTCACAGTTGAGGTTTTGTATGATGGCTGTTGTGATGATCTCTTGAGTAGCATGGAGTGCAGCCTGGAAGTTGGTGAAATGCATAATGCTGTGAAGCGAAATTCAGTAACTGGAAGAGTTAGTGCCAAGCACTTAGCATTGCGACCACGTTTTTCATTGGCCAAATCATCAAAGATAAAGAAATCTGGGTTATTGTCTAAAAAGACGCGGAAACTGTCTTCATTGACTGGTCACAAGCAGTTTGAAGAAGAGCGGAAACCAGTGATAGAAAAGCCCAAAGGTCCTGTCATAGCGTGCATCCCTTTAAAAGTAGCCTTCAGTAGAATAAATGAAGCAGTGAATGGATTGGCACGGCCAATGCACTGTGCGTTAACATCATGCATCCCGTGA